One genomic region from Camelus bactrianus isolate YW-2024 breed Bactrian camel chromosome 3, ASM4877302v1, whole genome shotgun sequence encodes:
- the ETF1 gene encoding eukaryotic peptide chain release factor subunit 1, whose amino-acid sequence MQLPGEREPVSYVRAAAAEPPPGRSSRCRPGLGPSGGGGEKMADDPSAADRNVEIWKIKKLIKSLEAARGNGTSMISLIIPPKDQISRVAKMLADEFGTASNIKSRVNRLSVLGAITSVQQRLKLYNKVPPNGLVVYCGTIVTEEGKEKKVNIDFEPFKPINTSLYLCDNKFHTEALTALLSDDSKFGFIVIDGSGALFGTLQGNTREVLHKFTVDLPKKHGRGGQSALRFARLRMEKRHNYVRKVAETAVQLFISGDKVNVAGLVLAGSADFKTELSQSDMFDQRLQSKVLKLVDISYGGENGFNQAIELSTEVLSNVKFIQEKKLIGRYFDEISQDTGKYCFGVEDTLKALEMGAVEILIVYENLDIMRYVLHCQGTEEEKILYLTPEQEKDKSHFTDKETGQEHELIESMPLLEWFANNYKKFGATLEIVTDKSQEGSQFVKGFGGIGGILRYRVDFQGMEYQGGDDEFFDLDDY is encoded by the exons ATGCAGCTGCCTGGAGAGAGGGAGCCGGTGTCCTACGTCAGAGCCGCCGCCGCGGAGCCGCCGCCGGGGAGGAGCAGCCGCTGCCGCCCAGGACTGGGCCCTTCG GGAGGAGGAGGCGAGAAGATGGCGGACGACCCCAGTGCTGCCGACAGGAACGTGGAGATCTGGAAGATCAAGAAGCTCATTAAGAGCTTGGAGGCGGCCCGTGG CAATGGCACAAGCATGATATCATTGATCATTCCTCCCAAAGACCAGATTTCGCGAGTGGCAAAAATGTTAGCAGATGAGTTTGGAACTGCATCTAACATAAAGTCACGAGTAAACCGCCTTTCAGTCCTGGGAGCCATTACATCTGTACAACAGAGACTCAAACTTTATAACAAAG TACCTCCAAATGGCCTGGTTGTTTACTGTGGTACAATTGTaacagaagaaggaaaggaaaaaaaggtcaaCATTGACTTTGAACCTTTCAAACCAATTAATACATCATTGTATTTGTGTGACAACAAATTCCATACAGAG GCTCTTACAGCACTACTTTCAGACGATAGCAAGTTTGGTTTCATTGTAATAGATGGTAGTGGTGCACTTTTTGGCACGCTCCAAGGAAATACAAGAGAAGTCCTGCACAAATTCACTGTGGATCTCCCAAAGAAACATG GTAGAGGAGGTCAGTCAGCCTTGCGCTTTGCCCGTTTAAGAATGGAAAAGCGACATAACTATGTTCGGAAAGTAGCTGAGACTGCTGTGCAGCTGTTTATTTCTGGGGACAAAGTGAATGTGGCTGGTCTCGTTTTAGCTGGATCAGCTGATTTTAAAACAGAACTAAGTCAATCCGATATGTTTGATCAG AGGTTGcaatcaaaagttttaaaattagttgATATATCCTATGGTGGTGAGAATGGATTCAACCAAGCTATTGAGTTATCTACTGAAGTCCTCTCCAACGTGAAGTTCATTCAAGAGAAGAAATTAATAG GGCGATACTTTGATGAAATCAGCCAGGACACGGGCAAGTACTGTTTTGGAGTTGAAGATACACTAAAGGCTTTAGAAATGGGAGCTGTAGAGATTCTAATAGTCTATGAAAATCTGGATATAATGAGATACGTTCTTCATTGCCAAGGCACAGAAG AGGAGAAAATTCTCTATCTAACTCCAGAACAAGAGAAGGAtaaatctcattttacagacaaagag ACAGGACAAGAACATGAGCTGATTGAGAGCATGCCTCTGCTGGAATGGTTTGCTAACAACTATAAAAAATTTGGAGCTACTTTGGAAATTGTCACAGATAAGTCACAAGAAGGATCCCAGTTTGTGAAAGGATTTGGTGGAATTGGAG GTATCTTGCGGTACCGAGTAGATTTCCAGGGAATGGAATACCAAGGAGGAGACGATGAATTTTTTGACCTTGATGACTACTAG